From the Maioricimonas rarisocia genome, one window contains:
- the gcvPB gene encoding aminomethyl-transferring glycine dehydrogenase subunit GcvPB — translation MKNELATKLLFELSVPGRRATQWPDSDVPEQSLDELIPSQFRAESAPSMPELTESDVVRHFVNLSTKNFSVDTHFYPLGSCTMKYNPKRHERLAALDGLGNLHPYQREEDSQGMLQILYEMQEMLGEIAGLPAVSLQPAAGAQGEFTALLVAAAYFRDRGEKRTKVIFPSSAHGTNPASAALAGFDCVQLQASSNGLVDPDDLQSHLDDSTAVFMITNPNTLGLFERDIARIAGMIHDAGGLVYIDGANMNAILGITRPGDFGGDMMHYNVHKTFTGPHGAGGPGAGPIAVRSFLEDYLPGPVVRKDTAEDGSVTYRLADPPNSIGRMRSFFGNVGILLRGYFYLRTLGADGLRAVSENAVLNANYLREKLKDILPVPQGERCMHEFVSSGKLQKDERGVTAMDIAKRLLDYGFHAPTVYFPLVVAEALMIEPTETESKETLDAFSEALHAIASEDPEMLHQAPHSTPVSRPDEVAAGRKPLLTWTPCLND, via the coding sequence ATGAAGAACGAACTCGCCACCAAACTCCTGTTCGAGCTTTCCGTCCCGGGTCGCCGCGCGACTCAGTGGCCGGACAGCGACGTCCCCGAGCAGTCACTCGACGAACTGATCCCGTCGCAGTTTCGTGCAGAATCAGCTCCGTCGATGCCGGAACTGACCGAATCCGACGTGGTCCGGCACTTCGTCAATCTCTCGACGAAGAACTTCTCCGTCGACACGCACTTCTATCCGCTGGGGAGCTGTACGATGAAGTACAATCCCAAGCGGCACGAGCGGCTCGCCGCCTTGGACGGGCTGGGGAACCTGCATCCCTATCAGCGTGAGGAAGACTCGCAGGGAATGCTGCAGATCCTGTACGAGATGCAGGAGATGCTCGGCGAAATCGCCGGCCTGCCGGCCGTCTCGCTGCAGCCGGCCGCGGGAGCTCAGGGCGAGTTCACGGCCCTGCTCGTCGCTGCGGCCTACTTCCGCGATCGGGGTGAAAAGCGGACGAAGGTCATCTTTCCGAGCAGTGCTCACGGCACCAACCCGGCCAGTGCCGCGCTCGCCGGTTTCGACTGCGTGCAGCTGCAAGCCTCATCGAACGGTCTGGTCGATCCGGACGACCTGCAGTCGCATCTCGACGACTCGACCGCGGTCTTCATGATTACGAATCCGAACACGCTCGGACTGTTCGAGCGGGACATTGCCCGCATCGCGGGCATGATTCATGACGCCGGGGGACTGGTCTACATTGACGGCGCCAACATGAACGCCATTCTCGGGATCACCCGTCCGGGCGACTTTGGCGGCGACATGATGCACTACAACGTGCACAAGACGTTCACCGGCCCGCACGGTGCCGGAGGACCGGGAGCCGGTCCGATTGCCGTCCGGTCCTTTCTCGAGGATTACCTGCCCGGGCCGGTCGTTCGTAAGGACACTGCCGAGGATGGATCGGTCACCTATCGACTGGCCGACCCGCCCAACTCGATCGGTCGGATGCGGTCGTTCTTCGGAAACGTGGGGATTCTCCTGCGGGGCTACTTTTACCTGCGGACGCTCGGTGCCGACGGACTGCGAGCCGTTTCGGAGAACGCGGTCCTCAACGCGAACTACCTTCGCGAGAAGCTCAAGGACATCCTGCCCGTGCCCCAGGGCGAGCGGTGCATGCACGAATTCGTTTCGTCCGGGAAGCTGCAGAAGGACGAGCGCGGCGTGACGGCGATGGACATTGCCAAGCGGCTACTCGACTACGGTTTTCATGCACCGACGGTCTACTTCCCGCTGGTCGTCGCCGAAGCGCTGATGATCGAGCCGACGGAGACCGAGTCGAAGGAAACACTCGACGCGTTCTCCGAGGCGCTGCACGCGATTGCGTCCGAGGATCCGGAGATGCTGCACCAGGCCCCTCACAGTACGCCGGTCAGCCGTCCCGATGAAGTTGCTGCGGGCCGCAAACCGTTGCTCACCTGGACCCCATGCCTGAACGATTGA
- the gcvPA gene encoding aminomethyl-transferring glycine dehydrogenase subunit GcvPA: MSYLFNTPQQTEEMLAAIGVGSVEDLLEQIPESLRLDRKLDLPAPKSELELEQHVRDLAGRNVTASSRSCFLGGGAYDHFVPSVVDEIASRGEFYTAYTPYQAEASQGSLQAFFEFQTLICQLTGMDVSNASLYEGGTAVSEAAFMAMRVTNRHQRVVVLGTVHPEFRQVLHTYTDLLPCEIVEIPCQDGGADLNLVKEQLDEKTACLVVQQPNFFGCLEDVRELSELAHQVGALSVVSVDPISLGMLERPGNLGVDIVVAEGQPLGIPLQYGGPYLGILACRKEYVRKIPGRIVSLATDRNGKRCFVLGLQTREQHIRREKATSNICTNQGLLALRATVYMSLLGADGLNRVAELSCRKAHYAAEQLTALDGVELMFPQPFFKEFVLRVEKGVERFTDAAREAGFDIGPLLRQFDSIDPSVRSQGVLVAVTECRSRDEIDALRDAVRDF, encoded by the coding sequence GTGTCGTATCTGTTCAACACACCGCAGCAGACGGAGGAAATGCTTGCTGCGATCGGCGTCGGCTCGGTCGAGGATCTGCTCGAGCAGATTCCCGAGTCGTTGCGGCTCGATCGAAAGCTCGATCTGCCCGCGCCGAAATCGGAACTCGAGCTCGAACAGCACGTTCGCGACCTGGCCGGCCGGAATGTCACCGCCAGCAGCCGCAGCTGTTTTCTCGGGGGAGGCGCCTACGACCACTTCGTCCCCTCCGTCGTCGACGAGATTGCCTCTCGCGGCGAGTTCTACACCGCCTATACCCCGTACCAGGCTGAAGCCAGTCAGGGGTCGCTGCAGGCGTTCTTCGAGTTTCAGACGCTGATCTGCCAGCTGACCGGCATGGATGTCTCCAATGCCAGTCTGTACGAAGGGGGGACCGCCGTCAGCGAAGCCGCCTTCATGGCGATGCGGGTAACCAACCGCCACCAGCGCGTCGTCGTGCTCGGCACGGTCCATCCGGAATTCCGGCAGGTGCTGCACACCTACACCGATCTCCTCCCGTGCGAGATCGTGGAAATCCCTTGCCAGGATGGCGGCGCTGACCTCAATCTGGTGAAAGAGCAACTCGACGAGAAAACGGCCTGCCTGGTCGTGCAGCAGCCGAACTTCTTCGGTTGTCTCGAAGACGTCCGGGAACTGTCTGAACTGGCGCATCAGGTGGGCGCTCTGTCAGTTGTTTCCGTCGACCCGATCTCGCTGGGAATGCTCGAACGGCCGGGCAATCTGGGCGTCGACATTGTCGTCGCCGAAGGTCAGCCGCTGGGAATCCCCCTGCAGTACGGCGGCCCGTACCTGGGCATCCTGGCCTGCCGCAAGGAATACGTGCGGAAGATTCCCGGACGGATCGTGAGTCTGGCGACCGACCGCAACGGCAAGCGATGCTTCGTGCTGGGACTTCAGACGCGCGAACAGCACATACGTCGCGAGAAGGCAACCAGTAACATCTGTACGAATCAGGGACTGCTGGCATTGCGGGCGACTGTGTACATGTCGCTGCTGGGCGCGGACGGCCTGAACCGGGTCGCCGAACTGTCCTGCCGCAAGGCCCATTACGCGGCCGAGCAGCTGACCGCGCTGGATGGCGTGGAACTGATGTTTCCGCAGCCGTTCTTCAAGGAGTTCGTGCTGCGTGTCGAGAAGGGTGTCGAGCGCTTCACCGATGCCGCCCGCGAAGCCGGTTTCGATATCGGACCGTTGCTGAGACAGTTCGATTCCATCGACCCGTCCGTCCGATCCCAGGGTGTGCTGGTTGCAGTGACCGAGTGCCGCAGTCGGGACGAGATCGATGCGCTGCGGGACGCGGTGCGCGACTTCTGA